The following proteins are encoded in a genomic region of Clostridium kluyveri:
- a CDS encoding YaiI/YqxD family protein: MRILIDGDACPGKYIIENIARENDIEVIIYCDTNHILKSNYSTVVTVDSGFQSVDMVIVNKVRSGDIVVSQDYGVAAMVLGKKAYAINPKGYIYHEGNMDKLLFERYISSKVRRTGGRTSNPKKRTREDDKRLRENLFQLILNGKVYKGEDW, translated from the coding sequence ATGAGAATATTAATAGATGGGGATGCTTGTCCAGGAAAATATATAATAGAGAATATAGCAAGAGAAAATGACATAGAAGTTATAATATATTGTGATACAAATCATATCTTAAAAAGTAATTATAGTACCGTAGTTACTGTTGACAGTGGTTTTCAGAGTGTGGATATGGTTATTGTAAACAAAGTTAGAAGTGGAGATATAGTGGTGAGTCAGGATTATGGTGTTGCTGCTATGGTATTAGGAAAAAAAGCCTATGCTATAAATCCTAAAGGTTATATATATCATGAGGGTAACATGGATAAACTTCTATTTGAGAGGTATATATCTTCAAAAGTTAGGAGAACAGGGGGAAGGACTTCAAACCCCAAAAAGAGGACAAGGGAAGATGATAAGAGGCTTAGAGAGAATTTATTTCAGTTAATTTTAAATGGTAAAGTATACAAAGGAGAGGATTGGTAG
- the pulA gene encoding type I pullulanase, protein MKIINVYTDSFNKVTLISDEIFQFKSYKLNVENGKEKISVISYSIVDNTIILNLNREINIKYYCFIEYENIPYKVWYYPLYSTEEFNKKFFHDTSLGAIYTKGKTSFNLWSPPASSVKLVIYEKISPDSFNIKYMIDMKEYRGLWHTSIKGDLHETYYNYHVTLYDNSNIVVDPYAVSANINGLIGVVLDLKRTDPPMWHDDTYIDVKKYTDSIIYEVSLRDLSSHASSGVSNSKKFLSLTEKSTKSPQGLSTCLDHILELGITHLQLMPIFDFSYESVDERYSDKDYNWGYDPQNYNVPEGSYASDAYQPLCRIIELKEMIYCLHKNNIAINMDVVYNHVYHGWADNFQNIFPDYYFRFSQKKIPCSGSGCGNDLASEHLMVRKFITDSVTFWAREYHIDGFRFDLMGLIDIDTMKLIENKLHRINRSVMIYGEGWTLNTSLAEQNKSTLNNAKSLDNIAFFNDRIRDCLKGNVFDLKDRGFIMGDASKGKILRECIMSQYISPEQSVNYSSCHDNHTLWDRISLSCTHETIEEKKKMVKLCSTIILTCPGIPFIYSGEEFCRSKQGEHNSFNSPDYINCIEWNKKYEFMDVLNHYKKLIHIRKSHSLFRLYSKDTLLDNLIFIENIPEDILAFTIKDYTGRDNWKHALIAVNVGRKDRHVDIPDMKWKVALDSNNIKIENIIFKKPFILQSMSSYILYTEED, encoded by the coding sequence ATGAAAATAATAAATGTTTATACTGACTCTTTTAACAAAGTAACTTTAATATCAGATGAAATATTTCAATTTAAATCCTATAAGTTAAATGTAGAAAATGGCAAAGAAAAAATATCTGTAATTAGTTATTCCATAGTTGACAATACTATAATTTTGAATTTAAACAGAGAGATAAATATAAAATACTATTGTTTCATAGAATATGAGAATATACCTTATAAAGTATGGTACTATCCCCTATATTCCACAGAAGAATTCAATAAAAAATTTTTTCACGATACCTCCTTAGGTGCCATATATACCAAAGGAAAGACTAGCTTTAATCTCTGGTCGCCTCCAGCCTCTTCTGTAAAACTTGTAATATATGAAAAAATTTCTCCTGACAGCTTCAATATTAAATATATGATAGATATGAAAGAATATAGAGGACTTTGGCATACTTCCATAAAAGGAGATTTACATGAAACCTACTATAACTATCATGTAACCCTATATGATAATTCAAATATAGTAGTGGATCCTTATGCTGTTTCAGCAAATATAAATGGCTTAATAGGAGTTGTATTAGATTTAAAAAGAACAGATCCCCCTATGTGGCATGATGACACTTATATTGATGTTAAAAAATATACTGATTCCATAATATATGAAGTCAGCCTAAGAGATTTATCTTCCCATGCCAGCAGCGGAGTTTCAAACAGTAAAAAATTTTTATCCTTGACAGAAAAAAGCACAAAATCTCCGCAGGGCCTTAGTACCTGTTTAGATCATATACTGGAACTTGGTATTACCCACCTTCAGTTAATGCCTATATTCGATTTTAGTTATGAAAGTGTAGATGAAAGATACAGTGATAAAGATTATAATTGGGGATATGATCCCCAAAATTACAATGTTCCTGAAGGAAGCTATGCTTCAGATGCCTACCAGCCCCTGTGCAGAATAATAGAACTTAAAGAAATGATTTACTGCCTTCATAAAAACAATATAGCAATAAATATGGATGTAGTTTATAATCATGTATATCATGGTTGGGCAGATAATTTCCAAAATATATTCCCGGACTACTATTTTAGATTTTCACAGAAAAAGATACCCTGCTCTGGGAGTGGATGCGGAAATGATCTGGCTTCTGAACATTTAATGGTAAGAAAATTCATAACAGACTCTGTAACATTTTGGGCCAGGGAATACCATATAGATGGATTCAGATTTGATCTTATGGGACTTATAGATATAGATACCATGAAATTAATAGAAAATAAACTTCATAGGATAAACAGATCTGTAATGATCTATGGTGAAGGCTGGACCCTAAACACCTCCCTTGCAGAGCAGAATAAGTCTACTCTTAATAATGCAAAATCTTTAGACAATATAGCCTTCTTCAACGATAGAATAAGGGACTGCTTAAAAGGTAATGTATTTGATTTGAAGGACAGAGGTTTTATAATGGGAGATGCCTCTAAAGGTAAGATATTGAGAGAATGTATAATGTCACAATATATTTCTCCTGAACAATCTGTAAATTACTCAAGCTGTCATGACAACCATACTTTATGGGATAGAATAAGTTTGAGCTGTACCCATGAAACCATAGAAGAAAAAAAGAAAATGGTAAAATTATGTTCAACTATAATTTTAACTTGTCCTGGTATTCCCTTTATATACTCTGGAGAAGAATTTTGCAGAAGCAAACAAGGAGAACATAACAGCTTCAACAGTCCAGATTATATAAATTGCATTGAATGGAATAAAAAGTATGAATTTATGGATGTGCTTAATCATTATAAAAAATTAATTCATATAAGAAAATCTCACTCTCTATTTAGACTTTATTCTAAAGACACCTTACTAGATAATTTAATTTTTATAGAAAATATACCTGAAGACATTCTTGCCTTCACAATAAAGGATTATACTGGCAGAGACAATTGGAAACATGCTCTCATAGCAGTAAATGTAGGAAGAAAAGACAGGCATGTAGACATTCCTGACATGAAATGGAAAGTGGCATTAGACAGTAACAACATTAAAATTGAAAATATTATTTTTAAAAAACCGTTCATATTACAAAGTATGTCTTCTTATATATTGTACACAGAAGAGGATTAA